Proteins encoded within one genomic window of Haloplanus vescus:
- a CDS encoding PGF-CTERM sorting domain-containing protein gives EPTPEPTEEPTATATPTPTEGGGPGFGALVAVIALIAAALLAVRRDD, from the coding sequence GAGCCGACGCCTGAGCCGACGGAGGAACCGACGGCAACGGCCACGCCGACGCCCACTGAGGGCGGCGGCCCCGGCTTCGGTGCTCTCGTCGCTGTCATCGCGCTCATCGCGGCTGCGCTGCTGGCCGTGCGACGCGACGACTAA
- a CDS encoding 30S ribosomal protein S15 codes for MARMHTRRRGSSGSDKPAADEPPEWSDVDEDAIEERVVELAEEGHDPSVIGMKLRDEGVKGTPIPDIKLATGKKVTEILEENGADGDLPTDLRNLMERAIRLREHMAENPQDHQNKRALQNTEAKIRRLADYYRGDELDEDFTYSYEMAAELLEE; via the coding sequence ATGGCACGAATGCACACCCGCCGTCGTGGCTCGTCCGGTTCGGACAAGCCGGCGGCAGACGAACCCCCGGAGTGGAGCGACGTAGACGAAGACGCCATCGAAGAGCGCGTGGTCGAACTCGCCGAAGAGGGTCACGACCCGAGCGTCATCGGGATGAAACTGCGTGACGAGGGCGTGAAGGGCACGCCGATTCCGGACATCAAACTGGCGACCGGCAAGAAGGTCACGGAGATTCTCGAGGAGAACGGCGCCGACGGTGACCTGCCGACGGACCTGCGCAACCTGATGGAGCGAGCGATTCGCCTGCGCGAGCACATGGCGGAGAACCCGCAGGACCATCAGAACAAGCGCGCGCTCCAGAACACGGAAGCGAAGATTCGTCGCCTCGCCGACTACTACCGCGGCGACGAACTCGACGAGGACTTCACCTACAGCTACGAGATGGCCGCCGAACTCCTCGAAGAGTAA
- a CDS encoding KEOPS complex subunit Pcc1 gives MKRANVETTHADAATIAAALRPDNTPSMSTRVDGDVVRTQIERETTGGLQSSVDDYVVNLTVAETVARTTREHRSNHE, from the coding sequence ATGAAACGCGCCAACGTGGAGACGACACACGCGGATGCGGCCACGATTGCGGCCGCCCTGCGGCCGGACAACACGCCGTCGATGTCGACGCGCGTGGACGGCGACGTCGTCCGCACGCAGATCGAACGCGAGACCACGGGCGGACTCCAGTCCTCCGTGGACGACTACGTGGTGAACCTGACGGTCGCCGAGACCGTCGCACGAACGACACGCGAACACAGATCCAACCATGAGTGA
- a CDS encoding 30S ribosomal protein S3ae codes for MSERSVSKQKRGKRWYTVFAPEQYDRAELGQTVADEPEKVIGRTIETTLGDLTDDAGANNTKLTFKITDVGSDAAYTEFVKHELTRDYLRSLVRRGASKVDATITVLTTDDYRVRVQPVAFTTKKADRSQEQAIRRIMIDIVEDAAAERDFQSFVESAVEGRLSSAVYGEAKTVYPLRRVEIQKLTLEARPEEVAAEEEASVDVDEEDVAVEDE; via the coding sequence ATGAGTGAACGCTCAGTATCCAAGCAGAAACGCGGCAAGCGCTGGTACACGGTCTTCGCCCCGGAGCAGTACGACCGGGCGGAACTCGGCCAGACGGTTGCCGACGAACCGGAGAAAGTCATCGGACGAACGATCGAAACCACCCTCGGCGACCTCACTGACGACGCCGGGGCGAACAACACCAAGCTCACGTTCAAGATTACGGACGTGGGCTCGGACGCCGCCTACACGGAGTTCGTCAAGCACGAACTCACGCGCGACTACCTGCGAAGTCTCGTGCGCCGCGGCGCCTCGAAAGTCGACGCCACCATCACGGTGCTGACGACGGACGACTACCGTGTCCGCGTCCAGCCCGTTGCCTTCACGACCAAGAAGGCCGACCGGAGCCAGGAGCAGGCCATCCGTCGCATCATGATCGACATCGTCGAGGACGCCGCCGCCGAACGCGACTTCCAGTCCTTCGTCGAGAGCGCCGTCGAGGGCCGACTCTCCTCGGCCGTCTACGGCGAAGCCAAGACGGTCTACCCGCTCCGCCGGGTCGAGATTCAGAAGCTCACCCTCGAAGCGCGACCCGAAGAGGTCGCCGCCGAGGAAGAGGCTTCCGTCGACGTGGACGAAGAAGACGTCGCCGTCGAAGACGAGTAA
- a CDS encoding helix-turn-helix domain-containing protein, translating to MPDSMSEMLRQDMQCEGLLECFHNLKEIDKDVFRLLNETDEPLTVDEIADKIDRERSTAYRSVKRLLQAGFIQKEQVNYDQGGYYHVYRPRDADEIAQEMQRLLNDWYAQMGQLIGEFSDKYGDASEQTPTIEN from the coding sequence ATGCCCGACTCGATGAGTGAAATGCTTCGACAGGATATGCAGTGTGAGGGCCTGCTCGAGTGTTTCCACAACCTCAAGGAAATCGACAAGGACGTATTCCGACTGCTGAACGAAACCGACGAGCCACTGACCGTCGACGAAATAGCCGACAAAATCGACCGCGAGCGGTCGACTGCCTATCGGTCCGTCAAGCGATTACTGCAGGCAGGGTTCATTCAGAAAGAGCAGGTCAACTACGACCAAGGCGGATACTACCACGTCTATCGTCCCCGGGATGCCGACGAAATCGCCCAAGAGATGCAGCGGCTACTCAACGACTGGTACGCACAGATGGGGCAGCTTATCGGCGAGTTCAGCGACAAATACGGAGACGCCTCCGAGCAGACGCCGACTATCGAAAACTGA
- a CDS encoding YeeE/YedE family protein, with translation MSGERHLASTRRSPLFMPVIYVGGLIFGFGLAVSGMARPEVVLDFLQFEDFGLLFVMGGAAAVTGIAFTVATQYLDRAPLTAGRYVRRVKAFDRNVVAGGAIFGVGWGLSGVCPGAAYASVGIGNYPILWAVGGMFLGAYAHGYWRTHQSNLTEP, from the coding sequence ATGAGCGGCGAACGGCACCTCGCGAGTACCCGCCGTAGTCCGTTGTTCATGCCAGTAATCTACGTCGGCGGCCTGATCTTTGGTTTCGGGCTCGCGGTCAGCGGCATGGCTCGTCCCGAAGTCGTCTTGGACTTCCTCCAGTTCGAGGATTTCGGACTCCTCTTCGTCATGGGTGGTGCAGCTGCCGTGACGGGTATCGCGTTCACCGTCGCCACCCAATATCTCGACCGGGCGCCACTGACGGCCGGAAGGTACGTGCGGCGTGTGAAAGCGTTCGACCGCAACGTCGTCGCCGGCGGGGCCATCTTCGGTGTCGGCTGGGGGCTCTCGGGCGTCTGTCCGGGCGCCGCCTACGCGAGCGTCGGTATCGGTAACTATCCAATCTTGTGGGCTGTCGGCGGGATGTTTCTCGGTGCCTACGCACACGGCTACTGGCGGACGCATCAGTCGAACCTCACCGAACCGTAG
- a CDS encoding YeeE/YedE family protein translates to MSGVTPVTAAFPRGILPYLLGGVLVGAGAAVIYLTTGIIAGASTFLESTLSYVSGVSRFNRAKYVQSRDWRLVFTAGIVSGAAVYAVVYQGGIWTTKVQWWRLLGGGFLVGIGTRLGKGCTSGHGVCGVGSLSNTSLVNVATFLAFAIGTAQLVQAIGVTP, encoded by the coding sequence ATGAGTGGGGTCACACCAGTAACCGCGGCCTTCCCGCGAGGGATTCTCCCGTACCTTCTCGGCGGAGTGCTCGTCGGGGCCGGTGCTGCGGTCATCTATCTCACGACCGGGATTATTGCCGGTGCGAGCACGTTCCTCGAGTCGACGCTGTCGTATGTCTCCGGCGTGTCTCGATTCAACCGTGCCAAGTACGTCCAGTCACGAGACTGGCGACTCGTGTTTACCGCAGGCATCGTCAGCGGCGCCGCCGTGTACGCAGTCGTCTACCAAGGCGGCATCTGGACGACGAAAGTACAGTGGTGGCGTCTGCTCGGCGGCGGCTTCCTCGTCGGTATCGGGACGCGTCTCGGCAAGGGATGCACGTCTGGCCACGGCGTGTGTGGCGTCGGGTCGCTCTCGAACACCTCCCTCGTGAACGTGGCCACGTTCCTCGCGTTCGCGATTGGGACAGCCCAACTCGTACAGGCAATAGGGGTGACGCCATGA
- a CDS encoding MBL fold metallo-hydrolase — translation MTENDRPNGEDDIEPIAPKRLHERIESGEEVHILDVRSEEAFEEWHIEGENVELVNYPYFQLLDGLPRDLLEALPEDREITVLCAKGNSSEMIAESLENEGYDVGHLEGGMKGWARIYEYTELDVDIDATIAQYRRPSSGCLAYLVVSEGDAAVIDPLRAFIDDYLHDVRNLGAELAYALDTHIHADHVSGIRAVTERTDATVVLPDAAAARGVEYDHQYETVADGDTLTVGDVEIDVLHTPGHTTGMTAYKVGPVLFTGDGLFIESVARPDLEDPEAAREAAKTLYESLTEKVLSQPDETIVAPAHASESATPNEDGSYTATLGELRETMDVLSMSEDSFVEFIVSDMPPRPANYEDIIATNLGREALDDEAAFELELGPNNCAASEEALTN, via the coding sequence ATGACCGAAAACGACCGTCCGAACGGCGAGGACGACATCGAACCGATTGCGCCGAAACGACTGCACGAGCGGATCGAGAGCGGCGAAGAGGTACACATCCTCGACGTGCGCTCGGAGGAGGCCTTCGAGGAGTGGCACATCGAGGGGGAGAACGTCGAACTCGTGAACTACCCCTACTTCCAGCTGCTCGACGGACTGCCACGAGACCTCCTCGAGGCGCTCCCGGAAGACCGGGAGATCACGGTCCTGTGCGCGAAAGGTAATTCAAGCGAAATGATCGCGGAGAGCCTCGAAAACGAGGGATACGATGTCGGCCACCTCGAGGGCGGAATGAAAGGCTGGGCCCGTATCTACGAGTACACCGAACTCGACGTCGACATCGACGCGACGATTGCGCAGTATCGGCGTCCATCCAGTGGCTGTCTGGCGTATCTCGTTGTCTCGGAGGGTGACGCCGCCGTCATCGACCCGCTGCGGGCGTTCATCGATGACTATCTCCACGACGTTCGAAATCTCGGCGCCGAGCTCGCGTACGCGCTCGATACGCACATTCACGCGGATCACGTCTCTGGCATTCGGGCAGTCACCGAGCGGACGGACGCGACTGTAGTGTTGCCCGACGCCGCGGCAGCGCGTGGCGTCGAGTACGACCACCAGTACGAAACGGTCGCGGACGGCGACACACTCACGGTGGGCGACGTGGAAATCGACGTGTTGCACACGCCCGGTCACACGACGGGCATGACTGCCTACAAGGTGGGGCCCGTCCTGTTTACGGGCGACGGCCTGTTCATCGAAAGCGTCGCACGGCCGGATCTCGAAGACCCCGAGGCAGCCCGAGAGGCTGCGAAGACGCTCTACGAATCGCTCACGGAGAAGGTGCTATCGCAACCCGACGAGACCATCGTCGCTCCGGCACACGCCAGCGAGTCCGCGACTCCGAACGAGGACGGGTCGTACACTGCGACGCTCGGCGAACTGCGAGAGACGATGGACGTGCTGTCGATGAGCGAAGACTCGTTCGTGGAGTTCATCGTCTCGGACATGCCGCCGCGCCCCGCGAACTACGAGGATATCATCGCCACCAACCTCGGACGGGAAGCGCTCGACGACGAGGCAGCCTTCGAACTCGAACTCGGGCCGAACAACTGTGCGGCGAGTGAGGAGGCACTCACGAACTGA
- a CDS encoding sulfurtransferase TusA family protein, with amino-acid sequence MAEYEPTATLDVRGQNCPMPVVKTKQRIDELDAGVILEVLATDPGSMSDIAGWADTTAGVELVDQEEGDDIFTHYVRKTEQ; translated from the coding sequence ATGGCTGAGTACGAACCGACAGCGACACTCGACGTGCGTGGACAGAACTGCCCGATGCCGGTCGTCAAGACGAAACAGCGCATCGACGAACTCGATGCGGGGGTGATTCTGGAGGTCCTCGCGACTGACCCGGGAAGCATGAGCGACATCGCAGGCTGGGCAGACACGACTGCAGGGGTCGAACTGGTCGATCAGGAGGAGGGTGACGACATCTTCACCCACTACGTGCGCAAGACGGAACAATGA
- a CDS encoding DsrE/DsrF/DrsH-like family protein produces the protein MSTDMSQTPDAEGESPSRAALEERLVALESRLEKLESESDDQRPKMSIIATKGTLDMAYPPLILASTAAAFGYEVTVFHTFWGLDILHEEKSKELKLSAVGNPNMPVPNVIASLPGMDRVTTKLMERQIEDNDTATIAELVDTSLEMGVEFQACQMTMDLMDYDEADFYDGVTVGVGAATAIQDMADADIQLLV, from the coding sequence ATGAGCACAGATATGTCACAGACGCCCGACGCGGAGGGTGAATCTCCAAGTCGTGCCGCGCTCGAAGAGCGACTCGTGGCCCTCGAGTCACGACTCGAGAAACTCGAGTCCGAGAGCGACGACCAGCGACCGAAGATGTCGATCATCGCGACGAAGGGAACCCTCGATATGGCGTACCCGCCGCTCATCCTCGCCAGTACAGCGGCCGCGTTCGGCTACGAGGTGACAGTCTTTCACACGTTCTGGGGACTGGACATCCTCCACGAGGAGAAGTCAAAGGAGCTGAAGCTGAGCGCCGTCGGCAATCCAAACATGCCGGTTCCCAACGTCATCGCGTCGCTTCCGGGTATGGATCGCGTGACGACGAAGCTGATGGAACGCCAGATCGAGGACAACGATACGGCGACGATAGCGGAACTCGTCGACACGTCGCTGGAGATGGGGGTCGAGTTCCAAGCCTGCCAGATGACCATGGATCTGATGGACTACGACGAAGCTGACTTCTACGACGGTGTCACCGTCGGCGTCGGCGCGGCGACAGCCATTCAGGACATGGCTGACGCCGACATTCAACTCCTCGTGTAA
- a CDS encoding DUF2270 domain-containing protein produces the protein MSRHSAKEVDPGDEEHREVGKGLLEEDMGPSSAMAHLYRGEIHRMKFWRERLDRTTNWAVLVISAILTWAFSRSDVPHYILLIGVATLSVFLLIEARRYRGYDIWRSRVRKLQENVFAYGLDPSAGLPDPDWRTTLSQDYREPTIKISAEEAIAHRLRRVYLPLFTIMLAAWLARITAFSPAPWLTSAAVGLVPGPVVVGVVTLFYLGAVAVALRPRTWHAKGELRSENLRN, from the coding sequence ATGTCACGACACTCAGCGAAAGAGGTCGACCCCGGCGACGAAGAGCACAGAGAGGTGGGGAAGGGTCTTCTCGAGGAGGACATGGGCCCCAGTTCCGCGATGGCGCATCTGTACCGGGGTGAAATCCATCGAATGAAGTTCTGGCGAGAGCGCCTCGATCGGACGACGAACTGGGCGGTCCTCGTCATCTCTGCGATTCTCACGTGGGCGTTCTCACGCTCCGACGTTCCTCACTACATTCTCCTCATCGGGGTGGCCACACTCTCGGTGTTTCTGCTGATCGAGGCACGTCGGTATCGAGGATACGATATCTGGCGAAGCAGAGTCCGGAAGTTACAGGAAAACGTCTTCGCGTACGGACTCGACCCCTCCGCTGGACTCCCCGACCCCGACTGGCGGACGACACTGAGTCAGGACTATCGAGAACCGACGATCAAGATTAGCGCCGAGGAAGCGATTGCTCATCGGCTGCGACGGGTGTATCTGCCACTCTTTACGATAATGCTCGCCGCGTGGCTCGCGCGTATCACTGCATTCTCGCCGGCGCCGTGGCTGACGAGCGCTGCGGTTGGACTGGTTCCGGGTCCGGTCGTCGTCGGGGTAGTGACGCTGTTCTATCTCGGTGCGGTCGCTGTTGCTCTCCGTCCCCGAACGTGGCACGCGAAGGGTGAACTCCGCTCGGAAAATCTGCGTAACTAG
- a CDS encoding PAS domain S-box protein gives MDESADQIAGAVFRAITERGHEDVERAVVDAYADADEGVLSNRDGLSRTMLAELLDALGRHLDSNEQVEVLTTAVEQLVDRFGTIIDAAPVAICAIDDDGTVQLWNPAAERTLGYDKSSILGRPFEVVWADDETTFSACLERLQSGERLSGIDTRHHRPDGSLLDTRTWAAPLGDDAGSAGGATFVVVDVTERRGRQQRLSVLNRVLRHNIRNELNVATGHLDRLAAQLPEDEQSLRVVRERLDAILELSDTAHRIEQVADADRDDTVSFDLTTVLGDCLDRLRRDAPAADVTATLPDRAPVVGHELLPYAFENVLENAVQHNDAAAPSVSVDVSLPDGEADRVTVRIADNGPGLPPVERQVLRTAAETQLTHSTGLGLWLTNWIVRGSSGRIDVDCTAGGTTVVVELPAATPATHSSTTT, from the coding sequence ATGGATGAATCGGCCGACCAGATTGCCGGGGCAGTGTTTCGCGCGATTACAGAGCGCGGCCACGAGGATGTCGAACGCGCTGTCGTCGACGCCTACGCCGACGCCGACGAGGGCGTTCTCTCGAATCGGGACGGTCTCTCTCGGACGATGCTTGCGGAGTTGCTCGATGCACTCGGCCGTCATCTCGACAGCAACGAACAGGTCGAGGTGCTCACGACGGCCGTCGAGCAGTTGGTCGATCGGTTCGGCACCATCATCGACGCGGCGCCGGTTGCCATCTGTGCAATCGATGACGACGGGACGGTTCAGTTGTGGAACCCCGCCGCCGAGCGAACGCTCGGATACGACAAGTCGTCGATTCTCGGGCGGCCGTTCGAGGTGGTGTGGGCCGACGACGAGACGACGTTCTCGGCGTGTCTGGAGCGTCTCCAGTCCGGCGAACGTCTCTCCGGCATCGACACGCGCCACCACCGCCCCGACGGGTCCCTCCTCGATACGCGGACGTGGGCCGCGCCCCTCGGTGACGACGCGGGTTCCGCGGGCGGCGCGACGTTCGTCGTCGTCGACGTGACCGAGCGACGCGGCCGCCAGCAGCGACTCTCCGTGCTCAACCGCGTCCTCCGGCACAACATCCGCAACGAACTCAACGTTGCGACGGGGCATCTGGACCGACTCGCGGCGCAGTTGCCCGAGGACGAGCAGAGCCTCCGCGTCGTCCGCGAGCGACTGGACGCCATCCTCGAACTGAGCGACACCGCCCACCGAATCGAGCAGGTCGCCGACGCCGACCGCGACGACACGGTGTCGTTCGACCTCACCACCGTTCTTGGTGACTGTCTCGACCGACTGCGCCGGGACGCCCCCGCGGCCGACGTGACGGCGACGCTCCCCGACCGCGCGCCCGTCGTCGGCCACGAACTCCTGCCCTACGCCTTCGAGAACGTCCTCGAAAACGCGGTCCAACACAACGACGCGGCCGCCCCGAGCGTGTCGGTCGACGTGTCACTCCCCGACGGCGAAGCCGACAGGGTCACCGTCCGCATCGCAGACAACGGGCCGGGACTCCCCCCGGTCGAACGGCAGGTCCTCCGGACCGCGGCGGAGACGCAACTCACGCACAGCACCGGATTGGGGCTGTGGCTCACCAACTGGATCGTTCGGGGGTCGAGCGGACGCATCGATGTCGACTGCACAGCTGGTGGGACGACCGTCGTCGTCGAACTCCCGGCGGCGACGCCGGCCACTCACTCCTCGACGACGACCTGA
- a CDS encoding cupredoxin domain-containing protein — protein sequence MRRRRVLATLGSALAVGTAGCSALGGGVDGDVGMTAVAFEPASITVSVGDEVVWYNNSARAHSITAYENSIPEEADYFATGGYESETAAREAWDGMHGALENGQRYSHTFEVPGTYGYFCIPHERAGMAGQVVVEE from the coding sequence ATGCGCAGACGGCGAGTGCTCGCGACGCTCGGATCGGCCCTCGCGGTGGGAACGGCGGGATGCTCCGCCCTCGGCGGGGGCGTCGACGGCGACGTGGGGATGACCGCGGTGGCGTTCGAACCCGCCTCCATCACCGTCTCGGTCGGTGACGAGGTGGTCTGGTACAACAACAGCGCCCGCGCCCACTCCATCACCGCGTACGAGAATAGCATCCCAGAGGAGGCCGACTACTTCGCGACGGGCGGTTACGAGTCAGAGACGGCCGCGCGCGAGGCGTGGGACGGGATGCACGGCGCACTCGAAAACGGGCAACGCTACAGCCACACCTTCGAGGTGCCGGGCACCTACGGCTACTTCTGTATCCCGCACGAGCGCGCGGGGATGGCGGGTCAGGTCGTCGTCGAGGAGTGA
- a CDS encoding protein sorting system archaetidylserine synthase (This PssA-like phosphatidyltransferase, along with a PssD-like decarboxylase, is required in Haloarchaea for the archaeosortase ArtA to replace the PGF-CTERM sorting signal with a C-terminal lipid anchor.) produces MQPRFVGRLGLADAVTVGNAMLGFLAAFVATRDAALAARIVLLAAVLDGLDGVIARRRGGTLAGPYLDSLADVASFGVAPALLIASRATNAWSFGADPAKYALALLLPAIYVAMAVTRLGLYTAYDSDVAETKGVPSTLAATVLSAGVLAGFVGPVLLVALSGLLAALMVTQITYPDLHPQDALVMGLVQVLAILLQGRPGEVFAFALLFLSLAYLVFGPRFYWT; encoded by the coding sequence ATGCAACCGCGGTTCGTGGGACGCCTTGGACTCGCGGACGCCGTCACCGTCGGCAACGCGATGCTCGGCTTCCTCGCCGCCTTCGTCGCGACGCGTGACGCGGCGCTCGCGGCCCGAATCGTCCTGCTCGCGGCCGTCCTCGACGGGCTAGACGGCGTCATCGCGCGCCGGCGCGGCGGCACGCTCGCCGGCCCGTATCTCGACTCGCTCGCCGACGTGGCTTCCTTCGGCGTCGCGCCCGCGCTCCTCATCGCCTCGCGCGCGACGAACGCGTGGTCGTTCGGGGCCGACCCGGCCAAGTACGCGCTGGCGCTGCTTCTCCCCGCCATCTACGTCGCGATGGCGGTCACGCGCCTCGGTCTCTACACCGCGTACGACAGCGACGTGGCCGAGACGAAGGGCGTCCCCTCAACGCTCGCGGCGACGGTGCTCTCGGCGGGCGTCCTCGCGGGCTTTGTCGGCCCCGTGTTGCTCGTCGCGCTCTCGGGCCTGCTCGCGGCGCTCATGGTGACCCAGATTACGTACCCCGACCTCCACCCGCAAGACGCCCTCGTGATGGGCCTCGTCCAGGTGCTCGCCATCCTGCTTCAGGGGCGGCCGGGCGAGGTGTTCGCGTTCGCGCTCCTCTTCCTCTCGCTCGCGTATCTCGTCTTCGGCCCGCGATTCTACTGGACGTGA
- a CDS encoding DUF7111 family protein has product MSDDAGDATQATSDDVTARYYERGGERVLAFERDGQTAELAQNSEGYAMVTVRRDAEGDELEKYYGFDMALDHAAELLGVSVHDLPVPEAASDMGM; this is encoded by the coding sequence ATGAGCGACGACGCAGGCGACGCGACGCAGGCCACGAGCGACGACGTGACCGCCCGCTACTACGAGCGCGGCGGCGAGCGAGTGCTCGCTTTCGAGCGCGACGGACAGACCGCCGAGCTCGCCCAGAACAGCGAGGGGTACGCGATGGTGACCGTCCGCCGCGACGCCGAGGGCGACGAACTGGAGAAGTACTACGGGTTCGACATGGCGCTCGACCACGCTGCCGAACTACTGGGCGTCTCCGTCCACGACCTGCCGGTCCCCGAGGCGGCCAGCGACATGGGCATGTGA
- a CDS encoding DUF7525 family protein: MALDAVETDKGVGLSVLFGIFAAVGALVMVAGPGQSTKAAGFALAVGAALCSVVAVQAYA, from the coding sequence ATGGCACTCGATGCCGTCGAGACGGACAAGGGCGTGGGGCTGAGCGTGCTGTTCGGCATCTTCGCCGCCGTCGGCGCGCTAGTGATGGTCGCCGGCCCGGGGCAGTCGACGAAAGCCGCCGGATTCGCGCTCGCGGTGGGCGCCGCGCTCTGTTCGGTCGTTGCGGTGCAGGCGTACGCCTGA
- a CDS encoding DUF7123 family protein, producing the protein MTSLTEEERRILAYLHDSVSRGERYFRAKNIADAIGLTAKQVGSRLPRLAEKSEDVEIEKWGRAKSTTWRVTQG; encoded by the coding sequence ATGACCTCTCTGACCGAAGAGGAACGGCGAATCCTCGCGTACCTCCACGATAGCGTCTCCCGTGGTGAACGCTACTTCCGCGCGAAGAACATCGCCGACGCTATCGGCTTGACGGCCAAGCAGGTCGGCTCTCGTCTCCCGCGTCTCGCCGAGAAGTCCGAGGACGTCGAAATCGAGAAGTGGGGCCGAGCCAAGTCGACGACCTGGCGCGTCACGCAGGGCTAA
- a CDS encoding SRPBCC family protein, whose translation MTVRVRRAFEFEVPAERVWDFIADPGKRAEAISVVRDYEVDGDAATWHIDLQLPFVDRTATVETEDVEREPPTYVKFVGRSKVMRVTGEHRITETETGCRLDNEFVVDGRLPGVERFFKKRLDDELTNLETALRRDLGLTA comes from the coding sequence ATGACCGTACGTGTCCGGCGGGCGTTCGAATTCGAAGTGCCGGCGGAACGCGTCTGGGACTTCATCGCCGACCCCGGCAAGCGCGCCGAGGCCATCAGCGTCGTCCGCGATTACGAAGTCGACGGTGACGCCGCGACGTGGCACATCGACCTCCAGTTGCCATTCGTCGACCGGACGGCCACCGTCGAAACCGAGGACGTCGAGCGCGAGCCCCCGACCTACGTGAAGTTCGTCGGCCGGTCGAAGGTGATGCGCGTCACGGGCGAACACCGCATCACTGAGACGGAGACGGGCTGTCGCCTCGACAACGAGTTCGTCGTCGACGGGCGCCTCCCTGGCGTCGAGCGCTTCTTCAAGAAACGACTAGACGACGAACTCACCAACCTCGAAACGGCGCTCCGGCGTGACCTCGGGCTGACGGCATGA
- a CDS encoding carbon-nitrogen family hydrolase: MRVALAQLDQVAGDVAENLDRAATAVADAADRGADLVVLPELFTVGYFAFDSYARVAEGLDGPTFDRLSALAADHGVGLLAGSHVEDLGASAAAGVDVPETDGLANTCVFYDRDGTRRAVYRKHHLFGYESAETRLLTPGESLATVDFEGFTVGMSTCYDLRFPELYRRLADRGATLVCVPSAWPYPRVEHWETLARARAIENQCYVAAANGAAEFDDATLLGRSTVYDPWGTTLASAADDPTLVVADVDPDRIDAVREEFPALRDRRE; this comes from the coding sequence ATGAGAGTCGCGCTGGCCCAACTCGACCAGGTCGCCGGCGACGTGGCCGAGAATCTGGACCGAGCGGCGACGGCCGTCGCCGACGCCGCCGACCGCGGCGCCGACCTTGTCGTCCTCCCCGAACTGTTCACGGTTGGCTACTTCGCGTTCGATAGCTACGCCCGCGTCGCGGAGGGGCTCGACGGCCCGACGTTCGACCGCCTCTCGGCGCTCGCGGCCGACCACGGTGTTGGCCTCCTCGCCGGCAGCCACGTCGAGGACCTCGGCGCGAGCGCCGCCGCCGGCGTCGACGTACCCGAGACCGACGGCCTCGCGAACACCTGTGTCTTCTACGACCGCGACGGGACGCGTCGCGCCGTCTACCGCAAGCACCACCTCTTCGGCTACGAGTCGGCAGAGACGCGCCTGCTCACGCCCGGAGAATCGCTCGCCACCGTCGACTTCGAGGGCTTTACCGTCGGGATGTCGACGTGTTACGACCTCAGATTCCCCGAACTCTACCGTCGCCTCGCCGACCGCGGGGCGACGCTCGTCTGCGTGCCGAGCGCGTGGCCGTATCCGCGGGTCGAACACTGGGAGACGTTGGCGCGGGCCCGAGCCATCGAAAACCAGTGTTACGTCGCCGCGGCGAACGGCGCCGCGGAGTTCGACGACGCCACGCTCCTCGGCCGCTCGACCGTCTACGACCCGTGGGGGACGACCCTCGCCAGCGCGGCCGACGACCCGACGCTCGTCGTCGCCGACGTCGACCCCGACCGAATCGATGCCGTTCGTGAGGAGTTCCCGGCGCTGCGCGACCGGCGTGAGTGA